Below is a genomic region from Amyelois transitella isolate CPQ chromosome 4, ilAmyTran1.1, whole genome shotgun sequence.
TTTATCATaacattttcttctttaatttcaACTAAAGTATTGAAGTAAACTTTGGCTCCCCAATTCTCTTGGAACTTTGCTACAAATCCTTTGCCCAGGAAGCGAAGAGCCGAGTAATGTGATGGATTCTGTTCAATATTAGCTCCATGCCATCGGTGAGAGTTTTCAACACAATATATGAGGTCtatcatattttgtttcttttcgtTTCCTATTTGAGGCTTGACAGCTGACCCGTAAGCAAAGCAAAATGCGAAGTTTTGTGGAAATTTTGACAAGATTCTATAATACAGTGGAGGTACATCTTTGACGATACCCAACGTTTTGACTGCGGTGGCTGCCATTTCAACACAAACTTACTCGAGTAAAATAAGCCGAAATGCTGACCTGAGATCAAAATGTATGCTCTGAAAACCAGCGAAGTTGAGCGTTGTGTTAACTACTACATATAACCTAAATAGTATCTTCCTTTTGTAGAACTTTTAACAGCAGGaaagattataattttttaagtgaCTAATCACATAAAAGAGAACAAAAATGATTCTGAATATTGAGAAATGAGAAATAATCACACAATTGAGAAATTACTCAACCAAACCAAACCAACCAAACTTCAATCAAACCCGAATTGAATGAAGTAAGTCACAAGTGACattgattgatattttttttttattagtcatTGAGTCTCAGGCTTAGGGTCACTAACATACAACAAAGAGCGATCCAATCCTACCAATCAAAATTCATAAAGGTCAATGTCATTTTGTGATCATTGGATGACATACGATTTTATGGGGGATGTTTTCTTTTCGGCAAAAAGCTTTTTGTCTTTTTGGTCTCAATCACAATTAATAACTGGCGCTTGATTGATTCGTTGTTTGTCgtccaatataaaaaaaatcaaagaaagCATTGCgatatatttacttatcaaATACTTATTATCATTGTAAAATGACCAGTGCCGATAGAATTGATTTTGAAATGGAGGTAGAAGTGGAGAGTGCTTCATCAGGACCGGCTGTAGATCCTGCTAATCCAACTTCTCCAGCACCGCCCACTACAAGTGGAAACAAATGTGTGGTGGTGACTACAGCTACCTCTGGATCCGTCACTGTGTCACTACATCCTTTAGTAATTATGAATGTTTCTGAACATTGGACTAGGCTTAAAGCTCAAGAAGGATCACCTCAAACAGGTCTGATCGTGGAATATTATAAGCTTTTAAATAATGAGAAAACTACACTAGCACTTTGTAGCACATTGCACACCCAtatgtttaagtttttttaaagtttgttttacattttgcAGTGATTGGAGCTCTCATTGGTAAACAAAAAGGCAGGAATATTGAAGTGATGAACTCTTTTGAATTAGTATTTAGTGTGATTGATAGCGACATTATTATAGATAGAGATTACTACAACATGAAGGAAGAGCAGTGTAagtttttaactaaaactttattgtaatttaataccAAAACCTCATTCTACTTTTTGGCAGGATTAAACTCCAATGTGTTTTATCAACAATCAAAGTTGTTGTGGAATAAACATTTGGAAAGCATGAGTATTGGACGACAATCAGATGTAGGAATGTGGGAATAAGTGATGTTTGTATATTATCATATAACTATCATCTTTATACACAAATCGGCTTGTCATTGCAAGAGATGATAGGTATGCCAATCGTCTTTAAACTGAACAAGCTGTAAACCAACAAGGTAGAAAGAAAATTGTTGTGTGTGTCTGAGTTCCCGAGAGTTAGTAGTAGTAGCAGATGATAGAACAGAAAGATGAAAGAGAGAGAATCTTGCTTGCACACTTCTTGAATGGTATTTTTAACCTGATTTTTTGccatacattataatatttgtacaaaataaacaattgcCTCATTTCAGTTAAGCAAGTATTCTCAGACATGGATTTCCTTGGATGGTACACAACAGGAGAGACACCCACAGAGAAAGACATAGCTGTACATAGACAGATCTGTGATATCAATGAATGTCCTGTCATGCTCATGCTAAATCCGGCAGGCAGGAATGGGGATGTAagtgtgtttttatatatatttactgcACAAGCAGTAGTCATTCTCCCTTAGTTCGCTGGTTTCATGTTCCCTAATGATATTACTAAGGTCTGCCTATGACCACATTTCAACAAAGTAGGAATCTTTtcattaatgttaaaaattctgcttttgaatttaaatgcGGTTTTGTTTGTCTTGATGGTGATGTGTCttaaagacgaatcccaagtaaaTGAGTCTtttacttgattatatgtatattcattgTGAAATAACCTCAGATTGGTGAGATGGTGGGTAAATCACTTTGTAAGTTGTGACTGATAACCAGCAGGCAACTGCTCCATCTGCCCGGCAGGATTTTGTGCTAACGGCAAGTTGTTAACACACAAACTACTGTCTCTGTACACTGACAGAGACTGTATTCTGGGCCTCGGCTGTATTACGGTGAATTTTTACCGACTTTGCAGAATGAGGTTGAAATTAATACCTCTGCGCATTTAATACctgttgtatttataaattgctgttaatatttttaatcttgtTCCAGCAATTACCTGTTGTGCTATACGAGTCTGTTATAGACGTAGTCAATGGGCGAGCTACAATGTTGCTGGCTCCGCTCACATACACCCTGGCTGCGGAGGAGGCAGAGAGGATTGGTGTGGACCATGTTGCTAGAGTGTCCTCTGGTGAAGCAGCGCTAAATAGTttaggtacctttattttctctttttagtttagttatatacctttattattcttttgatGTGAAACTACGATTAATAAATCGTACACACCACGCCACATAAATATATGTGGCCATGATACTGGAATGGGTAAAAGAACAGAgcgaatatttaaataataatacaccTAATGTGGCGAACTGAAAATGACAGAACTATAATAATagcaaaaaatacaattttggcTTATACTCTGCAGTTGATTGATTAGGACATCATCCCTTGTTAAtagtatattcttattttaaaaatgcgaaatgttcaaattaacaaatgcatatatattttctacaaCCTGTATTTTTGGCAATGCGACCTTTTTTCTTAGGCATATTTAGTTATGacgaaatgtttattttccttAGTGGCCGAGCACCTAACGGCGCAGCGTTCCGCCATCAAGATGCTGGTGTCCCGCGTGCGCGCCGTGCTGGCCACCGTGCGCGCCATCCGCGACGGCAACCTCCCGCCGCGCCCCGCCTTGCTCAGGGAGGCGAGGGCCCTCTCCAACCGCCTGCCGCTGCTTACTTCACAACAGTTCCGGACACACTTCTACAATGTAAGTACCTTGCAATATTATGACTATCTCGAAGGTAAGATGCGCTCATAGGCCAGGGTCCTCCAACCGCGTATTGCTGGTAATATTCGCACGCACATTAACAATGCAAGGCCATTCGCAATGGCAAAACGTACTCCGCATGAGGGGCGAGGGTGCTAACTTCTCAGCAGTGTAATGTAGACTGTTTTCTTCCTTCATTCGTTCAGCAATGGAAACTTCTGAGTAAAAACATACCGTATTCTGCTGTTCATACCGTAAGAGAGGATAACCAATtagttcacaaaaaaatattttgtttagcaGGTGAATTTTTTACAGttggtatataaataattttttttcataaattttcctCTATAAAGAGGTGAAGATGTAACCTGGATTAaatccaggaggaagaaaaatgGTTTATCACCAATCACAGATAAAAATCATAGGACGacagttttatatttgttcatTGTACATAGGCAACAAACATCTTAAGCACTGTAGagacttgtttttttttcagcaaTGCAACGATGTGGCTCTGATGACATACCTTGGCACCATCACGAAAGGCTGCAATGCAATCAATCAACTAGTGAACAAGTTTAATGTCCTTTACGATAGGCAAGGGATGGGCCGCCGAATGCGAGGTCTTTTcttttaggttttttttttaaaatttattagtcATCTTCtaacaaaaaagatttaatgACTATAGTTATACCAATAAATGTAGGCTACGCATTATTTACTAAGGCTACAGTCTCCCACATATTTTTTCTCTCTCACGCAGGTATACAAATATGacttaaaaattctaaaataaagccaagtttaacttattatggaacaaatattaagaaatctTATTTCATGgctagaaaaaataatacctacctacaggAGATTCCACAGATTCCTTGCCATGAAATAagatttcttaatatttgCTGCCTGTGTCTTAGATTGGTGATTTAATACATGGATTTTTTGTATGAGTAATAGATATGTTATGTCAGAGGTAgcacatattatttaaaataaaatttaaatccatTCAAATTTAGAGccattttactattttataccTACCTTCTCTATGTGTCGCGGTCCAATATGTAATCATAACGCAAAACAAGATTGGTCTTTGCACTAAATGTTATTCAAGTCAAATATGTAAAATGACGTAGTTTTGAATGTATAATTAATgttgcaataataataaaagcaaCAACATCAAGTTTGTGATGGTATTAAAAATGATGGGAACAAATGGACGAACACGAGGGAAAAGTTGtgaattgttataaaaatccgtaaaattaaaaaaagtagagTACCTAATATGGGAGAAAAATAAAGGCTTGTAAAATTTTGAGactcatatttttattccgCACCATCCTGCTCGGGTGTTCCGTAgttacacaaataaattttggaCACATTGAGATTCATGCTATGGAAGACGTTCacaaaattaagtataattttaatactttcaTAGCAATATGAAGTTCGTTAAGTGTCTTAGAGTACCCACAATGTAGTTAGAATTTGGTTAGCTGCCAAAGTgcatttcacatttttttttaatatatcgaTAATAGTAtccaatatttacaaatataacagcatttatttttaagaatataccTACGTACGATGTACGTGCGGTATAAAATGTTCAAAgctgatatttttaaagtattaacaATGAAACAGTCTTATATTAGCACTGCCCTACAAAtcttatgaaaaatttattaatcaaattttgtaaaccttttttatttaaattcattaacaAAGACATGATAAG
It encodes:
- the LOC106136950 gene encoding COP9 signalosome complex subunit 6, which encodes MTSADRIDFEMEVEVESASSGPAVDPANPTSPAPPTTSGNKCVVVTTATSGSVTVSLHPLVIMNVSEHWTRLKAQEGSPQTVIGALIGKQKGRNIEVMNSFELVFSVIDSDIIIDRDYYNMKEEQFKQVFSDMDFLGWYTTGETPTEKDIAVHRQICDINECPVMLMLNPAGRNGDQLPVVLYESVIDVVNGRATMLLAPLTYTLAAEEAERIGVDHVARVSSGEAALNSLVAEHLTAQRSAIKMLVSRVRAVLATVRAIRDGNLPPRPALLREARALSNRLPLLTSQQFRTHFYNQCNDVALMTYLGTITKGCNAINQLVNKFNVLYDRQGMGRRMRGLFF